The following proteins are encoded in a genomic region of Gimesia algae:
- a CDS encoding leucine-rich repeat domain-containing protein has product MQFSRIGKWLLIPVLTAYVLWLIMYSEKQKIEFAKQRLRSQGLYIQEIYRFHPIRESTFKLEYVFDTEALSISQINSSDSRRASEFIEDLKKLAPSIRSVDIEGAVFTDQDVIALGQMPKLGYVSLNGSELTDSGIEALSKIKELGTLAIYDLQLPDSKVIWLQNCTELWKLTLHNCELSPETYQQLAALEQLEKLNLLNSNIRSSDLQSLANLSSLDELILEGTRVDDQAGPYLNRLKTLQRLDLGRTKVGAEVCKQLSKINLKELILRKTPVDDRAAPYLKNMKAIQRLNLSRTNVGDEVCLQVAKIDSLISLNLNQTPITDSGVQALLQGCLNVKGLYLDRCQISSNAFSASKQWPANLIGLTLKGTNLSGPEFLQIYRDHDSLIWTSFDWEDDTDLTYQKYLKMERSRILSVRKNEKENS; this is encoded by the coding sequence ATGCAATTCTCGCGTATAGGCAAGTGGCTTCTAATTCCAGTATTAACCGCCTATGTACTCTGGCTCATAATGTACTCGGAAAAACAGAAGATCGAATTCGCCAAACAACGGCTGCGTTCCCAAGGATTATATATTCAGGAAATCTATCGCTTTCATCCCATCCGGGAGTCAACCTTCAAACTGGAATATGTATTTGACACAGAAGCGCTCAGCATTTCCCAGATCAATTCTTCTGACTCTCGCAGGGCATCTGAGTTTATTGAGGATCTAAAAAAACTGGCACCCTCAATTAGAAGTGTGGATATCGAAGGTGCCGTCTTCACTGACCAGGATGTAATCGCTTTGGGTCAAATGCCAAAGTTAGGATATGTAAGTCTGAACGGTTCTGAATTGACGGATTCAGGAATCGAGGCTTTATCAAAGATCAAAGAACTTGGAACGCTTGCCATTTATGATCTTCAGTTACCAGACAGCAAGGTCATCTGGTTGCAGAACTGCACGGAATTGTGGAAACTGACTCTCCACAATTGTGAACTCAGTCCTGAAACGTACCAGCAATTGGCAGCCCTGGAACAACTTGAAAAGCTTAATCTGCTCAACTCCAACATTCGTTCATCAGACCTGCAATCTCTCGCAAATCTTTCAAGTTTAGATGAGCTTATCCTTGAAGGAACACGGGTGGACGATCAGGCGGGTCCCTACCTGAATAGACTGAAAACGCTTCAACGACTGGATCTTGGTAGAACAAAGGTCGGAGCGGAAGTATGTAAACAGCTTTCAAAAATTAACTTAAAAGAACTCATACTCAGAAAGACACCAGTAGACGACCGGGCGGCACCTTACCTGAAGAACATGAAAGCAATACAGCGATTGAATCTCAGCAGAACGAACGTGGGAGACGAAGTATGCCTTCAGGTTGCGAAAATTGACAGTTTGATATCCTTAAATCTAAATCAGACCCCCATTACTGACAGCGGCGTTCAGGCACTGCTTCAGGGATGCCTTAACGTCAAAGGACTTTATCTCGACCGATGCCAGATTTCCAGCAACGCGTTTTCGGCATCAAAACAGTGGCCAGCAAACCTAATTGGTCTGACGCTCAAAGGCACTAATCTGTCTGGACCAGAGTTTCTACAAATCTATCGAGATCATGATTCCTTAATCTGGACTTCGTTCGACTGGGAAGACGATACAGATCTGACTTATCAAAAGTATCTCAAAATGGAAAGATCACGCATCTTGAGCGTTCGAAAAAATGAAAAAGAGAATAGCTAG
- a CDS encoding bifunctional SulP family inorganic anion transporter/carbonic anhydrase produces MNDARLSGYPLTYLPRDLTSGLVVFLVALPLCLGIALASGAPLFSGLVSGIIGGIVVGSISGSSTSVSGPAAGLTAIVIAQIATLGSFEAFLLAVMLGGVIQIVLGIVRAGSLSAFFPSSVIKGLLAAIGVILILKQIPHVVGHDSDPEGEMSFTQPDKQNTFSEILTVFEGDIHYGAAVVGISSIALLVFWNRIKLLKNSVIPGPLMVVLLGVSLHMLFQRLGGPWSIQTSHLVQIPVAETAGDLLTFLKFPDFSQWANPAIYVAAVTIAIVASLETLLNLEAVDKLDPENRNSPPSRELIAQGVGNITAGLIGGLPVTSVIVRGSVNVNAGAKTKLSCIFHGILLLIAVALIPVYMNMIPLAALAAILLVTGFKLASPSLFRQMWSEGRYQFLPFLITLLSIVFTDLLVGILIGLGVSLLFILNSSLRQPIRRIVETHAGGDVLHIELANQVSFLNRAALDQVFNDATPGTNMLIDATSTDYIDPDILSLIQEFKDKIGPARGMKVSLRGFRKKYQLNDEIQFADYSTRELKDRITPDQVLQILREGNERFYTHNRLSRDLGRQVNATAGEQNPLAVVLSCIDSRVPAELVLDLGIGDIFSVRVAGNVIGNKSLGSIEYGVVVVGVKLVLVLGHTRCGAVTSTVEMMCEDNDASQVTGCSHLDSIVNEIAPCVDDESCSEVPRMSEEEKERFVDETARRNVYRSVHEIKSRSEVIRDLVDAGKVMVVGALYDVKSGKMEFLTDSSSEPGYKETPQA; encoded by the coding sequence ATGAACGACGCACGTCTTTCGGGCTATCCCCTTACCTACCTGCCACGCGACCTGACATCAGGTCTGGTGGTGTTTCTTGTAGCACTTCCTCTCTGCCTGGGAATTGCCCTGGCTTCCGGTGCTCCGCTATTCTCTGGATTAGTATCGGGGATTATCGGCGGAATTGTGGTGGGATCGATCAGTGGATCGAGTACCAGTGTGAGCGGCCCGGCCGCCGGTTTGACAGCAATTGTCATCGCGCAAATTGCCACTTTAGGTTCTTTTGAGGCCTTCCTGCTGGCGGTCATGCTGGGTGGGGTAATCCAGATTGTCCTGGGCATAGTCCGTGCCGGTTCACTGTCTGCATTTTTTCCTTCCAGTGTGATCAAAGGTCTGCTGGCGGCCATCGGGGTGATTCTGATTCTGAAACAGATTCCCCATGTTGTGGGACACGATTCCGACCCGGAAGGGGAAATGTCATTCACGCAGCCAGACAAACAGAACACATTTTCTGAGATTCTGACGGTCTTTGAAGGCGATATCCATTATGGTGCCGCTGTCGTGGGGATCTCTTCGATTGCACTACTGGTGTTCTGGAACCGGATCAAGCTGTTGAAAAATTCGGTGATTCCCGGCCCGCTGATGGTGGTGCTGCTGGGTGTGAGCCTGCATATGTTGTTTCAACGCCTGGGCGGCCCCTGGTCGATTCAAACCAGCCACCTGGTGCAGATTCCTGTTGCGGAAACAGCCGGCGATCTGCTGACCTTCCTGAAGTTCCCTGATTTTTCTCAGTGGGCCAATCCTGCCATCTATGTCGCAGCCGTGACAATCGCGATTGTCGCTTCACTGGAAACTCTGTTGAACCTGGAAGCCGTCGACAAGCTTGATCCCGAAAACCGCAATTCTCCCCCCAGTCGTGAATTGATTGCGCAGGGAGTGGGTAACATCACTGCCGGCCTGATTGGTGGTCTGCCTGTGACATCGGTGATTGTGCGTGGTTCTGTGAATGTGAACGCGGGAGCGAAGACCAAGCTCTCGTGTATATTTCACGGCATCCTGCTGTTGATCGCAGTCGCGTTAATCCCGGTGTATATGAATATGATTCCCCTGGCGGCGCTGGCAGCGATACTGCTGGTGACCGGTTTCAAACTGGCCAGCCCCTCCCTGTTTCGACAGATGTGGAGTGAGGGACGCTATCAGTTTCTGCCGTTCCTGATTACGTTGCTCTCGATCGTGTTTACCGACCTGTTAGTCGGGATCCTGATTGGTCTTGGTGTGAGTCTGCTGTTTATCCTGAACAGTAGCCTGCGGCAGCCCATCCGCCGAATTGTGGAGACACACGCCGGAGGAGACGTACTGCATATCGAACTGGCAAACCAGGTCAGCTTTCTAAACCGGGCCGCGCTGGATCAAGTATTTAACGACGCAACTCCCGGTACAAACATGCTGATTGATGCTACCAGTACAGACTACATCGACCCTGATATTCTGAGTCTGATTCAGGAGTTCAAGGATAAAATCGGCCCTGCACGGGGGATGAAAGTCAGTTTGCGCGGCTTCCGGAAAAAGTACCAGTTGAACGATGAAATTCAGTTCGCCGACTATTCCACGCGAGAACTGAAAGACCGGATCACACCAGACCAGGTCCTGCAGATTTTACGTGAAGGGAACGAGCGGTTCTACACGCACAACCGACTCTCACGCGACCTGGGACGTCAGGTCAATGCCACTGCCGGCGAACAGAATCCCCTGGCGGTAGTCCTGAGTTGTATCGATTCCCGTGTGCCGGCGGAACTGGTACTGGACCTGGGAATAGGAGACATTTTCAGCGTGCGTGTTGCCGGGAATGTAATCGGAAACAAGTCGCTGGGCAGCATTGAATATGGTGTCGTGGTGGTCGGGGTGAAACTGGTGCTGGTGCTGGGGCATACCCGTTGCGGTGCCGTCACATCTACAGTAGAAATGATGTGCGAGGATAATGATGCATCGCAAGTGACAGGCTGCTCGCACCTGGATTCGATTGTCAATGAAATCGCCCCCTGTGTCGATGATGAATCCTGTTCGGAAGTGCCTCGGATGAGCGAGGAAGAAAAAGAACGGTTTGTCGACGAAACTGCACGACGTAACGTCTATCGCAGCGTTCACGAAATAAAGTCCCGCAGTGAAGTGATTCGTGATCTGGTGGATGCCGGCAAGGTCATGGTTGTCGGCGCGCTCTACGACGTAAAAAGCGGCAAGATGGAATTCCTGACTGATTCTTCTTCTGAACCAGGATACAAGGAAACACCGCAGGCTTGA
- a CDS encoding PQQ-binding-like beta-propeller repeat protein produces the protein MPSHLPFKLASLILGLIPAVILSAAPGPSDWSQWRGPNRDGVIKATEFPDSLSEQSLTQVWKIPLGPGYSGPIVTADRVFVTETVDKKTEVVRAFDRATGKLIWKQEWPGSMSVPFFAKANGDWIRATPAYDGERLYVAGIRDVLVCLNAENGEVLWRLDFVEKLKTPPPAFGFASSPLIVGDALYVQAGGGLCKVNKLTGEIEWRALEDGGGMFGSAFSSPYYATLNGVPQLIVQTRTTLTGINPEDGSVYWKQDIPAFRGMNILTPTVHENAVFTSSYGGKSFLYTPDKSGESAAPQEIWTNKAQGYMSSPLIINGSIYLHLRNQRFTCIDLQTGETRWTTTPYGKYWSMVTDGNKILALDQNGDLLLINANPEKFELLDRRKVADDSWAHIAISGNELFIRALDHLAVYRWNTSDTEK, from the coding sequence ATGCCATCCCATCTCCCCTTCAAGCTGGCGAGCTTGATTCTCGGATTAATACCTGCTGTGATTCTCTCAGCAGCCCCCGGGCCATCGGACTGGTCACAATGGCGAGGACCAAACCGTGATGGTGTTATCAAAGCCACAGAATTTCCGGATAGCCTGTCTGAACAATCTCTGACCCAGGTCTGGAAAATCCCGCTCGGTCCCGGTTACTCGGGCCCCATCGTCACTGCGGATCGTGTGTTCGTGACGGAAACCGTCGATAAGAAAACCGAAGTCGTGCGCGCCTTCGATCGCGCGACTGGCAAACTCATCTGGAAACAGGAATGGCCCGGCTCGATGAGTGTCCCCTTCTTTGCCAAAGCCAACGGAGACTGGATTCGAGCGACCCCCGCTTACGATGGCGAACGACTTTACGTTGCCGGTATTCGTGATGTACTCGTCTGCCTGAATGCAGAGAATGGCGAAGTGCTCTGGCGTCTTGACTTCGTGGAAAAACTGAAAACACCTCCCCCTGCTTTCGGGTTTGCTTCTTCACCGCTCATCGTCGGCGATGCGCTGTATGTCCAGGCAGGCGGCGGATTGTGTAAGGTCAATAAGTTGACCGGCGAAATTGAATGGCGGGCACTTGAAGATGGGGGCGGTATGTTTGGTAGCGCCTTCTCTTCACCTTATTACGCCACCCTGAATGGGGTTCCGCAGTTAATCGTCCAGACCCGCACCACGCTGACGGGCATCAATCCGGAAGATGGATCGGTTTACTGGAAACAGGACATCCCCGCCTTCCGAGGTATGAATATTCTGACTCCCACTGTGCACGAGAATGCTGTATTCACCAGCAGCTACGGCGGCAAGTCTTTTCTTTATACTCCTGACAAGTCAGGCGAATCGGCAGCCCCACAGGAAATCTGGACCAACAAAGCCCAGGGATATATGTCGTCTCCGCTGATCATTAACGGTTCCATTTACCTGCATCTGCGGAATCAGCGTTTTACCTGCATCGATCTCCAGACAGGCGAAACCCGCTGGACCACGACCCCCTACGGAAAATACTGGAGCATGGTGACCGATGGTAATAAGATACTGGCACTCGATCAGAACGGCGACCTGCTGTTGATCAACGCGAACCCGGAAAAGTTTGAACTGCTCGACCGACGTAAAGTGGCCGACGATTCCTGGGCACACATTGCGATCAGCGGCAATGAACTCTTCATCCGCGCCCTGGACCATCTGGCCGTTTATCGCTGGAACACTTCTGATACCGAAAAATAA
- a CDS encoding cryptochrome/DNA photolyase family protein: MTVPEIRIRELNQCSLQQDGDFVLYWMIANRRTRYNYSLQRAVDLSKELNKPLLVFEALRCGYEWASDRLHRFILQGMADNRDSLLDSPVGYYCYVEPKAGHGSGLLSALATKACAVVTDDFPCFFIPQMLKSVASRLTVRLEAIDSNGLLPLRAASQIYPTAYAFRRFLHKTLPDHLDQSPKINPQSHIELSAFSSVPDEILERWPMASEQLLQATPEVLADLPLDHQVGPADFDGGMQAASKTLKQFLDVRFERYAEERNLPEEEVTSGLSPYLHFGHISAHEVFKRVADREDWNFAKVMDQKATGKRAGWWQMSETAEGFLDELITWRELGYNMCWQRDDYDQYASLPDWARTTLEEHAADKRDPCYTLEEFEQARTHDELWNAAQTQLVTEGRLHNYMRMLWGKKILHWSESPQAALEIMMHLNNKYAVDGRNPNSYSGIFWCLGRYDRAWGPERPIFGKIRYMTCENTARKFSVDGYLERFSKEKRQGSLFD, translated from the coding sequence ATGACAGTTCCAGAAATCCGCATTCGCGAACTCAACCAGTGCTCACTGCAACAGGACGGCGATTTTGTTCTGTACTGGATGATCGCCAATCGACGAACCCGCTATAATTACAGTCTGCAGCGAGCGGTGGACCTCAGTAAAGAACTCAATAAGCCTCTGCTTGTGTTCGAAGCGCTTCGCTGCGGCTACGAGTGGGCCAGCGACCGTCTGCATCGATTCATCCTGCAGGGAATGGCCGACAACCGGGACAGTTTGCTGGACAGCCCCGTGGGTTACTACTGTTATGTAGAACCCAAAGCCGGTCATGGCTCGGGACTGCTGTCGGCTTTGGCAACAAAGGCCTGCGCGGTCGTCACCGATGACTTCCCCTGTTTCTTCATTCCCCAGATGTTGAAGTCAGTCGCGTCGCGTTTAACAGTCCGGCTGGAAGCCATCGATTCCAACGGTCTCCTGCCGTTGCGAGCCGCTTCGCAGATTTATCCGACCGCCTACGCGTTTCGCCGCTTTCTGCACAAAACGCTGCCAGACCATCTGGATCAGAGCCCTAAAATTAACCCGCAGTCGCACATCGAACTTTCCGCATTCTCATCAGTACCAGATGAGATTCTGGAACGCTGGCCGATGGCATCGGAGCAACTCTTACAGGCGACTCCCGAAGTCCTGGCGGACCTGCCCCTTGATCATCAGGTCGGCCCGGCTGACTTTGATGGGGGGATGCAGGCTGCGAGTAAAACGCTCAAACAGTTTCTTGACGTGCGGTTTGAACGGTATGCAGAGGAACGCAATCTACCGGAAGAAGAGGTCACCAGTGGACTCTCGCCTTACCTGCACTTCGGTCATATCTCAGCCCATGAAGTGTTCAAGCGCGTCGCCGACCGGGAAGACTGGAACTTTGCAAAAGTAATGGATCAGAAAGCGACTGGCAAACGGGCCGGCTGGTGGCAAATGAGTGAAACCGCCGAGGGATTTCTGGACGAATTGATCACCTGGCGCGAACTGGGTTATAACATGTGCTGGCAGCGTGACGATTACGATCAGTATGCATCACTACCCGACTGGGCGCGAACGACACTCGAAGAACACGCCGCTGATAAACGCGATCCCTGCTACACGCTGGAAGAATTCGAACAGGCCCGTACCCACGATGAACTCTGGAATGCCGCCCAGACACAACTGGTTACGGAAGGTCGACTGCATAATTACATGCGGATGCTCTGGGGCAAGAAAATTCTGCACTGGTCTGAATCTCCGCAGGCGGCGCTGGAGATCATGATGCACCTCAACAACAAATACGCGGTCGATGGTCGGAACCCGAATTCCTATTCGGGCATCTTCTGGTGCTTAGGCCGTTATGATCGTGCCTGGGGCCCCGAGCGACCGATCTTCGGAAAAATCCGCTACATGACCTGCGAAAACACGGCCCGTAAATTCAGCGTGGACGGTTACCTGGAACGTTTCAGCAAAGAAAAGCGGCAAGGCTCTCTGTTCGATTGA
- a CDS encoding class I SAM-dependent methyltransferase, which yields MNRHLFEGTVPYYARYRVPYPQALLSQVCEQARLANRGRLLDLGCGTGELAIRLAPRFQDVIAVDPDTEMLAAAQQKAQNQRVTNIQWLHQSAEQLTAEPNSFELITIGAAFHWMDRPIMAPRIRSWLQPQQPLVILGYTSIWSGNADWHPLVRTVLKRWLGEKRRAGSGEFNNLAAPHELVLIDAGYQLEEIKYEHPQTWTLDDLLGNLYSTSFASPAVLGEKQADFEADLRATLLDFNPSGVYEEQMTFYALLARHE from the coding sequence TTGAACAGACATCTATTCGAGGGAACGGTACCCTACTACGCGCGTTACCGCGTTCCCTATCCACAGGCACTTCTGTCACAGGTCTGCGAACAGGCGCGATTGGCCAACAGAGGCCGACTGCTGGACCTGGGCTGTGGCACGGGGGAACTCGCGATCCGCCTGGCGCCCCGCTTTCAGGACGTGATCGCCGTCGATCCTGATACGGAAATGCTGGCAGCCGCACAACAGAAAGCTCAGAATCAGCGGGTCACCAACATTCAATGGCTTCATCAGAGTGCCGAGCAGTTGACCGCGGAACCGAATTCTTTCGAGTTGATCACGATCGGTGCCGCCTTCCACTGGATGGACCGTCCCATCATGGCGCCGCGCATCCGCAGTTGGCTCCAGCCGCAGCAGCCCCTGGTCATTTTGGGTTACACCAGCATCTGGAGCGGCAACGCCGACTGGCATCCCCTGGTCCGCACTGTCTTAAAACGCTGGCTGGGCGAAAAACGACGCGCGGGTTCCGGTGAATTCAACAATCTCGCGGCTCCGCATGAACTGGTCTTAATCGACGCCGGTTACCAACTGGAAGAAATAAAATACGAGCATCCGCAGACCTGGACTTTGGACGACCTGCTGGGCAACCTGTATTCGACGTCCTTCGCCTCCCCCGCCGTTCTGGGCGAGAAGCAAGCGGACTTCGAAGCCGACCTGCGAGCCACCCTGCTCGACTTTAACCCCAGCGGCGTCTATGAGGAACAGATGACGTTTTATGCGCTGCTTGCGCGGCACGAGTAA
- a CDS encoding alpha/beta hydrolase: protein MRLSYQLVWGLLFLLVGCASLGPLSPLVPVERALVYQPRPFPESDSLPENLPFEDAWFETEDGTRLHGWFLGHPKPRAVALFCHGNAGNIVSRGETLKILQERHGLAIMTFDYRGYGKSEGKPSERGILQDARAARAWLASRAGVEETEIVLMGRSLGGAVAVDLAAQDGARGLVLASTFSSLPDAAAHHMPWIFPSLNMTQRLNSAGKIGNYSGPLLQSHGDKDLLIPIELGRKLFDAAGGPKQFIVIPGAGHNDPQPEEYRRVFDEFIASLPVSSSH from the coding sequence ATGCGCCTATCTTATCAACTCGTGTGGGGGCTGCTTTTCCTGCTGGTGGGTTGTGCCTCCCTGGGGCCGCTGTCGCCGCTGGTTCCCGTGGAACGTGCGCTGGTTTATCAGCCTCGGCCATTTCCCGAATCGGATTCGCTTCCAGAGAATCTTCCTTTCGAAGATGCCTGGTTCGAAACAGAGGACGGGACGCGGCTGCATGGCTGGTTTCTGGGACACCCGAAACCACGTGCGGTGGCGCTGTTCTGTCATGGCAACGCGGGGAACATCGTCAGTCGAGGCGAAACATTAAAGATCCTGCAGGAGCGTCATGGCCTCGCGATCATGACTTTTGATTACCGGGGATACGGCAAGAGTGAAGGCAAACCGAGCGAACGCGGTATCTTGCAGGATGCGCGTGCGGCCCGCGCCTGGCTGGCTTCGCGTGCTGGTGTTGAGGAAACGGAAATCGTACTCATGGGCCGTTCGCTGGGAGGAGCGGTCGCCGTGGATCTGGCGGCACAAGACGGCGCGCGGGGGCTGGTTCTTGCCAGCACATTCTCATCGCTTCCCGATGCCGCGGCTCACCATATGCCGTGGATTTTTCCGAGCCTGAATATGACTCAGCGATTGAACTCAGCCGGAAAGATCGGGAACTATTCGGGACCCTTGCTGCAAAGTCATGGCGACAAAGATCTATTGATCCCAATCGAACTGGGACGGAAACTCTTCGACGCAGCCGGGGGGCCGAAACAGTTTATCGTCATCCCGGGAGCAGGGCATAACGATCCTCAACCGGAAGAGTACCGCCGCGTCTTCGACGAGTTCATCGCGTCACTGCCGGTATCCAGTAGCCACTGA